The Mariluticola halotolerans nucleotide sequence GGTTCGCGCTTTCCCAGCCGGTTCAGATTGGGGCCGTTTAAAACATAAATTGGATCGGTCATTTCATATCAACCTTGATAGCCGAAGAAACGTGGGAGGAAGAGAACGAGGTCAGGACGGAAGGTGATGATGGCCAGGCACACTAACATTGCGATGAGAAACGGTGTGATTTCCCGTACCAGCGAGCGCAGCGAGACCTGTCCAATATTTGTCATGATGAATAATAGCAGCCCGTAAGGCGGGGTTATCAAGCCGATCATGATGTTGACGACGCAAATTATCCCGAAATGAACAAGGTCGATGCCCAGCACCTGTGCGGTTGGGATCAGCACAGGCAGTACGATCAGAATGATTGTCGTGCCCTCAAGTAAGCAGCCGAGAACCAGCAGCAGAATATTGACGATGATCAAGAACATGATCGGCGAAAGCTCAAACCCTTGCAGGAAGGCACTTAGCGTTCGCGGGATGTTTTCAACGGTGATCACGTAATTGAAGACCAGTGCGCCGGCGATGAGCATGCCTATGGAGGCCGTTGTGCGTGCGCTGGATAGCAGGGTTTGATAGGTGCCGCGGAGAGTAACCGTGCGATAGACGATAGCCGATATCAGGAACGCATAAGCGGCAGCGATTGCCGCAGCCTCTGTTGGGGTGGTAACGCCGGAATAAATACCCCCCAACAGGATGACCGGCATCATCAAGGCGGGCAGGGCGCGGAGAGTAATGCCGGGCAGCGCGCGCGCTGGTACGGGCTTCTCGACGGGGAAGTTGCGGCGCTTAGCGGTCATCACCACGAGCGCCATTTGCATCAGGCCCATGAGCAGACCCGGCACCATGCCAGCAAGGAACAAGTAGCCAATGGAGGCACCTGAAACCAGGGCGTATAGCACTATCGGGATCGAGGGTGGAATAATCGGGCCAATGACCGCGGTCGCGGCCGTCAACGCAGCCGCAAAGCTGGCCGGATAGCGGTCGCCATCAGTCATCATTTTCTGCATCATTTTGCCCACGCCGGCCGCATCGGCAATCGCAGAGCCCGACATGCCGGCAAAAATGATGGATTGCACCACATTGACGAGCGCCAGCCCGCCACGAAATCGCCCAACAAGGGCGTTGCAAAACATCAGCAGGCGCTCAGTCATGGAGCCAGAGTTCATGATCTCGGCGGACAGGATGAATAGGGGGACAGCCAGCAAGATGTAGCTGGTATACATGCCGTTGAGCAGTTGTTCGGCGGCAGTGCCCATATCGAGGCCTGCCGCAAAAAGATAGACAATTGATCCGGCAATCATGGCATGCCCGATAGGCAACCCCAAAAGTGCCAGCCCGATGATGCAGATAAGGCAAATCGTAAAAGGGTCAGTTAGGCTCATGATTTCGTACCCACATCGTCAGAAGCGAGTATCTCTACCGCCCGGCCTGTCACAGCACCCCAGAGCAGCCAGCCATAACGGAAAATCACGGCCACCGCGAAAAGGATATAGATGGAAAAAAGCAGGTCGAACCGTATTTTCAGATAGGCCGTCGCCTGCACCTTCATGAACAGCACGTAGTCCAAGACCGCGGGAAAGGAAAACAGGTAGATGACCAGTAACGCAATTGCGAAAACCACGGTCATTCCGCGTCTTGCTCCAGGGGGGACGGCGCCGTAGACCAGATCGAAACGGATTTCTTCATCCTCGCGCACAACGAACGCAGCGCCCCACAATACGATCCAGAGCCACATAACAACTGTCAGTTCTGACGTCCAGCCGATGGGGAAATTGAGGAAATAGCGGAAGACGACTTGCGCGATAAACGCCAAAAACATGATGCCCAGCATAAGCGCCAGAACGTTTTCGGCACGCTTTTTCAGGAACGCCCCAACGTGTGAGAGTCGCATATATTCACCTCCAAACTGGATTAGGCGCCCAACCTGTCGCCCAAGTGCGCAGCGACCCGCCCTTGTCGGGCGGGCCATAGAGCTTTTGCCAGACTAGAGAGCGTTGATGCGGTCAAGCATGCCTGCCGGCCAATCTTTTGCAAGATCGGATTCCAGATACATTTTCTGTGCGTTCGAACGGAAGGCTGCCACGTCGGGCGTATAGACCTCAAGGCCCTCATTCTTCATGAACGCGGCAAGCTCATTTTCACGCTTGATGTGTTCTGCGGTGCTGTATTCGATAGCAGAATCCGCTGCTGCCTGAACTTTTGTCTGCTGCTCCGCAGAGAGATTGTTCCACGCGTCCAGGGAAATGGTCAAAAGGTCATAGCCAACAACGTGTGAGGTCAGCACGATCTGCTTCATCACTTCATAGAACTTCATGTTCTGCACGTTGGGCAAGGGGTTGTCCTGGCCGTCAATGGCACCAGTCTGAAGGCCAGTATAGACCTCGGCATAGGCCATCGGGACCGGGTTTGCGCCTAAGGCGGTACCAAGGAACTGCCAGGAATCACCCCCAGGCATTCTTAGCTTGATACCCGCCATGTCGGCTGGCGTATTGATCTTTTTGTCGACACGGAGTCCCACTTGGCGTGTGCCGAAATAGGTGGGGCCGAGAATCTTTGTGCCCAGTTGATCTTCGACCATTTTCGACATCTCCTTGCCGGCGTCGCTGGCAAAGAATGCCCGAAGGTGGTCAGCATCGCGGAAAAGGTAAGCGGATGTAAGAACGGACCATGCTGGAATTTGATTGGAAATGTCCTGCGGTGCGATATTGCCCATCTCGAGGTTACCACGCTGCAAGGCAACAAGTTCTGTGCCCTGCTTGAGCAGAGTACCACCGTAATAACCCTGATAATCAAATTCTTCGCCGATTTCTTCAGCGAACTTTTTCATCATGTCAGCGCGGATATCCTGCTCGGAGAACACGGCAGAAAACCGGAGCTGGACCTTGTCTTGTGCAATCACCGATGTGGCGGCGCAAGCGAGCGCTATCGTGGCGCCTGCGGCAATCAGTGTTCGTCTATTCAAACGGATCATATCAACCCTCCCTGGTCAATTGTATGTAAAACGGACACCTGTTCAGGAGCCCATCCTTAGGCACCATTGGCATTAGAGAGATCCAAAATCAATAGATATTATGAAAATCATATGAGATTTTATGTTTTATCATTTTCGTCGATCGGGCCTATGTTCGGTTGCGGGGCGTTATTGGGGCTGCAATTATTATAGTTCAGGAGGCAACAGCATGAATGAGTCCGTGTCGAAACCAGATACAGCTGGCGAACTGGCCTATCGCCAGATACGGCATGACATTGTGTGCGGTAATCTGGCGCCTGGCTCCCGTCTTAAGCTTGAGGGGCTTAAGGGAGTTTACGGTGCCAGCGTTAGCACGTTGCGCGAGATTCTTAACCGCCTGTCATCAGAGCGGCTGGTCATTGCTGAGGGGCAGCGCGGGTTCGAAGTCGCATCAATGTCGAAACAGCATTTTCAGGAAGTCGCGTTGATGCGTGAATTGCTGGAAATCCACGCTTTAAAAGAGTCCTTCGAGCGCGGAGATGTTGAGTGGGAGGGCCGCATTGTCTCCGCGCACCATAAGCTCGCGCGGATTGAAACCCAAATGTCACCGGGTGAAGGCGTACAAAGCAATGAGTGGAAGCATTACGACCGGGAATTTCATGCAGCACTGATATCTGCGTGTGGCTCTGCTGAGCTGATGGCAACCCACCGTCAGATTGATGATCAATATTTGCGTTATCAGGTCGTGGTGGTGCTCTACCGCGGGGAGAAAGCCTCAGAAGAACACAAGCAGCTGCTGGACTTTGCTCTGGCACGTAACCACGTCGGCGCCACTTCTATACTCAAGCGTCACATTCGGGCCTGCGTTCAGCACACTGTGCAAAATGGGTTACTTCTCGGTTGATCCGGAATCTCATTGCAGACTCCTCCATCTGATATTATTAGAAATGTATGAAAAAAGAAGTTCAGCAATCACCTTCCGCGCCAGCTCCGACCATCGGAGATAATGCATATCATCGGATTCGATCCGACATTATCTTTGGCTATCTGCCGCCGCACCAGAAGCTGAAGCTAGATCAGCTTCGGGATACCTATGGCGCAAGTATCAGTACATTGCGGGAAATCCTGAACCGCCTGTCATCTGAATATCTGGTGGTCGCGGAAGGTCAGCGCGGTTTCGAAGTGGCGCCGGTTTCCGTCGAAAACCTCAAGGAAATAGCGGCTTTGCGGCTATTGCTGGAAGAGCACGCCCTTGAGCAATCCTTCGCAGCGGGGGACATGGAGTGGGAAGGGCGGGTTGTGGCGGCTCATCACAAACTTGCCGCGCTCGAAAAGCGGATGCTGGATGGCGATAAAAGTATCACAGAACTTTGGAAGCGCTACGACTGGGAGTTCCATCAAGCGCTGATTTCAGCTTGCGGTTCGAAAGTTCTTTTAGAAACGCATGCGGGTGTGTTTGACAAATACCTGCGTTATCAAATGATTGCGCTCTCCTTCCGGGGAGATATTGCTGCTGATGAGCACAAGATCATGCGCGATTGCGCCCTTGAAAGAAACGCGAAGGGCGCCCGGGAGGTGTTAACGCGGCATGTCCAGGGCGGTGTCGAACATGCTTTAGCGACCGGCGCGATCGGATAACGTGAGCTAAAATCCGGTAAAATAAAAAATATCATATGAAATCTATTTTGTCTGTTGTTGAATGGTCAGTTAGCGGCTAGGCTTTGTTATCGGCACCATTTTGAATGACAGAGAAGAATCCATGTCCGCTATCCGGCTGGGCCTTATCGGTGATAACATTGCGCGCTCGCAGTCCCCGCGGCTACATATAACCGCTGGTCGCCTGTGCGGACTTGAGGTGACCTATGAACCGCTAATACCGCACGACATGGGTTTGGGGTTTGAGGCTGTCTTTGACAGATGCCTCGCCGAAGGCTTCCGCGGTATCAACGTCACCTATCCTTACAAGGAACTGGTGGTTCGCCGGCTTAGTGTGCCGGATGCCGAGACGGCTAATATTGGCGCATGCAACACGGTCCTGTTTGGAGCGAGCCAGCCAGTAGGCTTGAACACAGACTATTCCGGGTTCATCAAGGCTTTTCGCTCATCTTTTAATAATTCCGAACCTGGACGGGTAGCGATGGCGGGAGCGGGCGGCGTCGGTCGGGCGGTCTGTTTTGGTCTGGCGCGGCTTGGTGCTACTGAAATCCGCATTTACGACAGTGACAGGTCGAAGGGGGAGGGCGTGCGTTCCGCTCTTGCATCCAGCCTCATCGACGTGCCAGTCATTTTGGCCGATTCAATCGCGGAAGCAACGGACGGCGCAGACGGCCTGGTGAATTGCACACCACTGGGGATGAATGGACACCCAGGCTCTGCCATGGCCCCAGAACATATGCGCGGTGCCCGTTGGGCATTTGATGCGGTGTATACGCCGGTCGAAACGCTCTTTTTGGACCTCGCGGTTGCGGCAGGTGTTGCCGTGATGAGTGGCTACGAGCTGTTTTTTTATCAAGGCGTAGATGCCTTTCACCACTTCACCGGCGAACATGTTGATGCTGCCGAATTGCGGCAGGCCCTCGCGTTTGCGCAGCACGAGAAGGCAAAGGTATGAGAAGCTGCATTGCCACAGTTTCAATTTCGGGCAATTTGCCGGAGAAACTCGCCGCCATTGCAGAGGCGGGATTTTCCGGCATCGAAATTTTTGAGCAGGACTTCATTGCTCACGACGGCTCACCTCGCGAAGTGGGTGCGATGATCCGGGACATGGGGTTGGAAATATACCTGTTTCAACCGTTCCGTGATTTTGAAGGACTTCCCGGTATCGCCCGCGCCAAGGCCTTTGAAAGGGCCGAGCGGAAGTTCGACCTCATGCAGGAACTGGGGACAGATCTGGTTCTGGTGTGCTCCTCGGTGGATCCGCGTGCCGTTGGTGGTGTTGACCGCGCGGCGGCAGATTTTCACGAGCTGGGGGAACGCGCCGCCAAGCGCGGATTAAGGGTTGGTTATGAGGCGTTAGCCTGGGGGCTGCACGTCAACGATCATCGGGACGCCTGGGAAATTGTGCGGCGTGCCGATCATGCTAATGTCGGGCTCATTGTTGATAGTTTTCATACCCTAGCGCGTAAAATTGACCCAGAGACCATCAGGCGTATTCCGGGCGACAAGATTTTCTTTGTGCAATTGGCAGACGCACCACTCATCGAAATGGATCTGCTGTACTGGTCTCGCCACTTTCGCAACATGCCCGGCGAGGGTGATCTTGATATCCTCAGCTTCATGCGTGCGGTCATGGCGACCGGTTACAAGGGGCCGGTTTCGCTCGAAATCTTCAACGATCAATTCCGCAAAGGAAGTCCCAAGACCATTGCAACAGATGGTCATAGATCGCTCGTCAATTTGATGGACGATGTCAGGCGCGTGGAGCCAACTGCACATGTCGATCTGGAGCCCATGCCGGAAAGGGTCCTGCCACAAGGCGTGGAGTTTATTGAATTTGCGACTCAAGGCGCAGAAGCCCTTGAGATGGAAAATCTGCTATTTTCATTGGGCTTTTCCAAAGTGGGCCATCACATTAGCAAAGAGCTTGTTTTGTGGCAGCAGGGCGATATCCGGATTGTGCTCAATAGCGAGACAGAAGGCTTTGCCCACAGTGCGTATACCACCCATGGCACGTCCGTGTGCGATATCGGATTGACGGTCGGCGATGCCGGAGCTGCTGTGCAACGCACCATGCGGCTGGGCGTTAAGCCTTTTCATCAACCGCCTGGCCCGGGCGAACTCGATATTCCTGCCATTCGCGGGCTATCGGGTAGCGTGTTGCACTTTATAGATCAGCGCAGCGGCTTGTCTGAGGTGTGGAACATCGAGTTCAAACCCGTTGGTGATGGCGACACAGGTGGAGCTGGCCTGATGCGGATTGATCATCTGGCCCAGACCATGCGCTATGATGAAATGCTGAGCTGGTCGCTGTTTTACACCGCGCTTTTTCAGATGCGGAAATCGGCGATGGTTGATGTCGTCGATCCGGACGGGCTGGTCCGATCGCAGGCGGTGGAAGCGGAGAATGGTGCATTGCGCATTACCCTCAATGGCGCAGAAACCCATCGGACAATGGCCGGAAATTTTCTTGCTGACAGCTTTGGTGCCTCTTTGCAGCATATCGCCCTATCGTGCGATGATATCTTTGCCACGGTAACAAAACTGAGCAAGTTGGGATTCGCCGCATTGCCGGTTCCGGAAAACTATTACGCCGATCTGGCTGCTCGTTTTGATATCGACAACGCAATGCTGGAACGCTTGCGGGCGGGCAATATTTTTTATGATGAAGATGCGAACGGGACATTTTTTCAGGTCTATTCGCGCCCCTTTGCCGGTGGCATGTTCTTTGAGATCGTGCAACGTAGCGACGGCTATGCTGGCTATGGCGGTCCCAATGCGCCGTTCCGCATTGCCGCGCAGAAACGCCTGATGCGTCCACACGGCGTACCTAAAAACTGACAAACAAAAAGACGATAGGCGCAAAGTCTATTGCAACGTTGTCAGAGTGGCCTTGTTCATGCCAATCAGCGCAACATTCATCTTTTCAGCAGCCCCGCCGCCCTGCTCGTCGATAGACCGGATAAAGTCGGGCACGATCTGCCAGGAAATTCCAAAGCGATCCTTGATCCAACCACAGGGCTGTTCCTGCCCGCCGGGTGCCAAAGCGTTCCATAAGCCATCGATTTGTGCCTGGGTTGCGCAGGGCACGTAGAGTGAATGGCTCTCGTGGAATTTGCCGAAGTAGGCGCCACCGTTGAGCGCGAAGAATTCCATGCCGTTGAGGCGGAAACGAATGGTTTTGACGGCTCCGGCCGGGCCGGGCCGGGCAGAAGCTCGGGTGGCAGGCCGCGAATATCGCGCACGGCATCAATCTCTGCCTGCGTGAAGTGTGACCGGGCGATTTCACCGGAATTGCCGAAGACTGACTTGAACAGATCGATATAGAAGGTGACGGCCTCCTCGGCGTTGTCGACAAAGGTGATACAGGGTGTGATCAGCTTCATTTGCGTTCTTCCTATTGTCCGGATGTGAGGGGAGATGAATGATGCTCATGGCGAATGAGCCATTGGTCGACGTGCTTTTGCAGCCCCAGCGTGAGCCGACAGACGGGGTTGACCGACCCACCAATGCGCAGCAGGCCGAAGGCAAAGCCCACGTCCTCTCCCGCGATGATGGTGAGGTCCTCGATCACGAAGAGTTCCGGATGCGGATCTCCATAGCTGTAGAAAAGGTCCCAAGTCTGGCTGTAGGCCTGAAGTCCGCGTGATTGCAACGGTTCTGGCACGTGTCAATTGTGAGCACAGCTCACGCCACTTGGCTCATGACATCTTGCAGACTCGCTAGAGAGCCCACAGCCTGTCCTCGTCGAGAACGAGAAGGCGCTCTGGGAGGCGGATGCCATTGGCTGACCCTCTGTTCCGCGGTGATATGATCGGCTTCCTTACAGCCCTTGCATAGCTTCTTATCTCGTCCCTTATGTGCACAACTTGCGCAAGCATGATATAGCCCAAGCCAACATCATCAAATTCGCCCAAGAATGAGGGCTCGAAAGTTTTGCTCAGCTCTGAATAATGACCTTGTCTCAAGCACATAAATTCTCCATCGCGCCCATGATGGACTGGACGGATCGGCATTGCCGGTATTTTCACCGCGTGCTGAGCCGGCACACGCTGTTATTTACCGAGATGGTGACCAGTGCGGCGGTGGTGCATGGGGATCGGGCGCGGCTGTTGGGGTTTGACCAGAGCGAGCATCCGGTGGCGATGCAGCTGGGCGGGTCTGATGCGGCGGAGCTGGCCGTTGCGGCGCGGATTTGTGCTGATTATGGCTATGACGAAATCAATCTCAATGTCGGGTGTCCCTCTGACCGGGTGCAGTCGGGGCGGTTTGGGGCCTGTTTGATGGCGGAGCCTGAGCTTGTCGCTGATTGCGTGCGGGCGATGAAGGATGTGACGGATTTGCCGGTTACGGTGAAATGCCGGATCGGGATTGACGATCAGGATACCGAAGAAGCGCTGGACCGGTTCGCTGATGCCATGGTGGGCGCCGGGGTGGATGCGCTTTATGTGCATGCGCGCAAGGCGTGGTTGCAGGGGCTGAGCCCCAAGGAGAACCGGGACATTCCGCCGCTGGATTATGACCGGGTTTACCGGTTGGCTGCGCGGCTGGCACCCTTGCCGGTGATGATCAATGGCGGGATTGAAACCCTTGATGCGAGCGTTGCGCATTTGCAGCACACATCCGGGGTCATGCTCGGGCGGGCGGCGTATCGGAACCCGATGATCCTTGCCGAGGTGGATGCGGCCATTTTTGGCGAAACAGCGGCGCCGGTGGGCTTCGATGCGGTTATCGATGCGATGATCGATTATACGGCTGAGGCCTTAGCGCAGGGTGTGCGGGTCAACCAGATCACCCGGCATATGCTGGGGCTGGCCAATGGGCTGCCGGGCGCCCGGCGCTTCCGGCAGATCATGAGCGTGGATGCGTGCAAGCCGGGCGCCGGGCCCGATGTGCTGCGCCGCGCCCGCGATGCGGTGAGCGCACGGCAGGACGCGGATGTGGCGGAGCTGGTTTAAAGACCGGCGATGACCCGCTCAAGGCGATCACGGACGTCCCCGGCTATCTCGGCCAGATCCGGATTGGTAATGGCTGACATGGATGCGGCAGGATCGACGGCGGAAATTTCGGTTTTGCCATTGCCGGCATCCTGTACGACGACATTGCATGGCAACATTGTGCCGATCTTGTCTTCGGCCAGCAGGGCCTTGTGGGCAAAGCCGGGATTGCAGGCGCCCAGAATGCGGTAGGGTCGGAAATCGACGTCGATTTTCTTTTTCAATGTCGCCTGCACATCAATCTCGGTGAGGATGCCGAAACCTTCGGCAGCAAGCGCTTCGGTTACCCGCGCGATGGCTGGGTCCATTGCCATGTCGAGGGTCTTGGAGAAGTGATAGGTCATGCGGTCCGCTCCCGGTGTTTAATATCATGTTCTGCTAATATAGTGTGTGTGAACGATATTCCAAGAGCTGGGCGGTTTTCAGGCGGGGCTGGATTGAGGGTGAGGCCGCCTAGTCGCGCAATTCCAAAGCGTCATTGCTGACAGCATAGCCAGACAGCGTTTCCAGGAAGGTCATGCCCAGCAAGCTGGTTTCCAGCGCGTCTTCACCTGCAACAAAGGCCCGAATGTTCCGGCGTTCAATGTCGCCAACCCGGATGGTATTAATCCGGGTAAGGGCTGCACGGCCAACGCCATTGGCCGTTTGCACATCAAGATCAAACCGCAGATTACGGGTATCGATGCCTGCGGCTTCAGCATCGGCCAGGGTCAGGACCACGGCGGAGGCGCCGGTGTCGAAAATCATCGGCCGGGCAACGTCGTTGATGGTGACATCCAGGCGAAAGGAGCCGCCAAACCGGCGATGAAAGGTTGCGCTGCTGCCGTCGGCACTGACAACGGCGCTGCCGGGTGAAAACTCGGCCATGACGCGATTGCCCACACGCGTGAGGTCGTGCCGATAGGTGTAGCCGATGGCAATGACGCCGAAAATACCCAGCCAGAGCGTGATATTGACCATAATCTGGGACAGACGCTGACGCCGCCCGAACGCGCCGCCGGCGACGAGAATCAGAATAAGTACCAGCGGGATGACCTGGGCGGTCTGATCCTGGGTGAGGCCTACAAGGCTACCGGCGTCTGCCGCAATGACCAGCGCAAGGCCAGCGGCAACCAAAAGGGCTACGCCAATAAACAACATCCGGCTTCATCCTCATATCAGCGGGCCCGCAGTTACAATAAAGGCACTCAATGCGGCAATTTCAAGCAGGGCGTGCAACCCGCCAATCAAATCGCCTGTCTGCCCGCCCGTCAGGTGGCGGCAAAGACGGGTCCAGCCCAGTGCCACCAGTGCCTGCAATACCAGCGCAGCCAACAGCCCCAGTATACCGACGAAAGGTGCCGCGATGATAAATGCAACAAGAATGGCGAAAGCGGCACCGATCAGAAACGGGATGCGGGTGACGCGGCCTGCAGCGGATGCGACACCATCACGCCGGGCGGGCGCCAGATTGAGCGGCAGCCAGAGGGCACCGGACCGGGCAAGCATGCCGGTCGCCAGCCAGATGCCGGCGGCGGCGAGGGGGGAGATTACCAGAAGCGCGGCGAGGGCGCTGACCCGCAACAGGATGTAAAGGCAAAGGGCGGTGACGCCATAGGTGCCATGGCGGCTGTCTTTCAGGATTTCGAGACGTTGTTCGATGGTGTGTCCGCCAAACAGGCCGTCTGCGCTGTCGGCAATGGCATCTTCGGACATGCCGCCCGTGACAATGACCTGAGCGGCGACAGCAAGCGCTGCGGCGAATAATGGCGGCATGCCTATTGCCGCGGCGACCAATAACAGCAATACCGGGCCAATGCCGATAACAAGGCTGGTGAAGGGCAGCGCCGGGGCCATGCGGGCGAGGTTTGGCGCTCCGTGTTCGAAATGGCCTGTGGGCAGCCGGGAATAAAGGCGCAGGCCCATGACAAGGTCGGTCAGCAGGTTTCGATTGCTGACTTCGGTCTTATTGTCATTGCCAGCACCGGTGCGACTCGACGATTGTTCTGAACCCAATTCTATTCTCCTTGCGGTCGCGACATGCACGCGTCCCACTGAATACAAACATCGCTAATGGAGCAACTATGACCGCTGCGGAACCCACCACTTTGCCAGAGCCTTATGCAGATATTGCCGAGCTTCTTACCATTGTACCTGACGGGGACGAAACGGCTGTTGAGGCCGTGCGCGCCCGTGACGCACAATTGACAAAGCCTGCCGGTTCCCTGGGGCAGTTGGAAGGGCTGGTAGAGCATCTTGCGCGCTGGCAGCGCAAGCCAGAACCTGTGATGGATAACCCGATGGTTGCCGTTTTTGCCGGGAATCACGGGGTGACGCAGCAGGGGGTTTCGCCATTTCCAGCGGAAGTGACGGCGCAGATGGTGAAGAACTTCACCAATGGCGGCGCGGCGATTTCGCAGATTTGTGCGCTGCATGAGTTGAACCTGCGCGTATTCGAGCTGGCACTGGAGATTCCCACAGGCGATTTTTCGGTGGAGCCGGCCATGGATGACCGGACCTGTGCGGCAACGATCGCTTATGGCATGGAAGCCATTGCCGGGGATGTGGACCTGTTGTGCATTGGCGAAATGGGCATTGGCAATACGACAGTGGCGGCGGCCCTTTATGCGGCGATGTTTGGCGGCAGTGGCGCTGACTGGGTTGGGCGCGGTGCCGGGGTGGATGACGCGGGGCTTGCCCGCAAGGCCAATGTGGTCAATGCGGGACTGGCTTTGCATGCCGCGGAATCGCGGCATCCGCTTGAATTGCTGGCCCGGCTGGGTGGGCGCGAAATTGCGGCCATGCTGGGGGCGCTGATCGCCACGCGGCACAAGAATATTCCGGTTATCATTGACGGGTTTGTGGCGACGTCGGCAGCGGCGATTGCCTATGCGGTCAATCCCGCAGCGCTTGATCATTGCATCTTTGCGCATGCTTCTGCTGAAACCGGGCACCACAAGGCACTGGAGCATATGCAGAAGAAGGCATTGCTGGATCTGGGCATGCGGCTGGGCGAGGGGAGCGGGGCTGCGCTGGCGGCGGTGCTTGCGAAGACGGCGCTGCACCTGCACCGGAAAATGGCGACATTTGAAGAAGCGGCGGTGGCGACCAAGGCGCATTAGGCGGTTGGGTTGAATGGGGGCGGTATTTGCCGCCTCTGGATTGAAGCTCGCGATGAAGGTTGAAGGGTTTGGGGGTCTTCTCATCCTGATCTTTCTCCTTCCCTCGTCCTGAGCCTGTCGAAGGATGGGCGACGGGTGCGGTGTGGAAACCCTCGCCCTTCGACAGGCTCAGGATGAGGGTTTGGGGTCCACATTGCGTCTGGTCCATTCTCCTTTTTGCCCGGACTTGATCCGGGCATCCATGCGATGTGGTTGGTATCGTATGGACCCTCGGGTCAAGCCCGAGGGAGAAGGAAGAGAGAGGTGCCATTTGTTGTCCTTGTTCCTTCGTCCAATCCACCACGTCATTCCCGCGCAGGCGGGAATCCAGCAGCGGGCAGTCCCGCCCGCGAAAGACCTCTTCCGCGCCGCCGACGCGGTGCACTGGATCCCCGCCTGCGCGGGGATGACGATGGGGGTGGTGAGAGAATGCGGTCACCGTAATCGCGCGCACCCCAAATCCCCCGTCAGGCCAAAGACCCGACGGTGTCCATAATCAGGCGGCATGAGACGGTGCATGGCCCGTCTGAGAGTTAAACAAATGAGACATACACCGTCTCATGCAACCGGGGTTTTTGGCGTGGCCTGTGCTCTTAACTGCGCTGGGGCCCATCCCCGCTCCCTTTCGGAAGTACACCTGCCAACGGGGGCAGGCTGGTCGCGGCACAGTTTTGGCCTTCCCTGAGGCGACCCCCAAGGAACCCGGTCCCCCTTCACCCCGGACGTTCGTCGCGCCGGCGCCGGTGATGTGAAAAGGTGGGATGAGGATAAACGGGGTTTGGGGAACGTCGATAAGTTTTGTGGAGAAGAAGGTCGCCGGGTTATGTGCATCCCGCTCTGGATTGCCGCGCGGCTTCGCCGCTCGCAATGACGACGAGGGATTTGTGATTGGGTTTGCCACTGTCCTCATCCTTCGACAGGCTCAGGGTGAGGGTCTTGGAGAGATCTAGCCCTTCACCGCTTTTTGCCCGGACTTGATCCGGGCATCCATGCGATGTGGCCGGTATCGTATGGACCCTCGGGTCA carries:
- the cobT gene encoding nicotinate-nucleotide--dimethylbenzimidazole phosphoribosyltransferase — protein: MTAAEPTTLPEPYADIAELLTIVPDGDETAVEAVRARDAQLTKPAGSLGQLEGLVEHLARWQRKPEPVMDNPMVAVFAGNHGVTQQGVSPFPAEVTAQMVKNFTNGGAAISQICALHELNLRVFELALEIPTGDFSVEPAMDDRTCAATIAYGMEAIAGDVDLLCIGEMGIGNTTVAAALYAAMFGGSGADWVGRGAGVDDAGLARKANVVNAGLALHAAESRHPLELLARLGGREIAAMLGALIATRHKNIPVIIDGFVATSAAAIAYAVNPAALDHCIFAHASAETGHHKALEHMQKKALLDLGMRLGEGSGAALAAVLAKTALHLHRKMATFEEAAVATKAH